From the genome of Ooceraea biroi isolate clonal line C1 chromosome 10, Obir_v5.4, whole genome shotgun sequence:
CGAGTTGGAGCCAAATATAAATCACGTGCGCACGTAgctataataatcataataatgttattactAATGAATAATATCAATTCGAAAAACTCCTACATATTGATATCCTTAACAAATTTAtgattacattatataattataataaaatcgataactTTTTTATCAACTTGATACGTTGCAAGTTAACAAAATGTTGCAAGTTGGAAttcctatttttatatttttcttattattattattattgtcgcactgtttttctatttttttctcttgaaaCATGAATGAACGCGAATGcgtttctctcatttttaGCGCAAAAAGTGCACGAAAGTGCACTTATGAAGCAACATGAATGCAATCTGTAaatcaagatttatttttgtacaattGAATAAATGGgaattcattttttttctagaGCCTATTCTCTCGCTCTGACAAGTCCGTGGCGTGCGCGTGGcgtcatttaaaataaaaattcgatcGTTTAAAATTGCCGCGGGTAGTTGCCTCTCGTCTGTGTACGAGACTCAACGAGAGAAACGTAGTACTTCGCACGCTTCGGCAAAATGAATCTGGGAAGGGTGGCTAATATTAACGTTTTCCGCAAAATCCGACAGCTTGGTAAGTTTCACACGAGTTTCGTGACGATTTTGAGCATACGTCTTCCTCGTGCTGTCAACTGGCTcggatttttatgatataacctcaaattatgttttatgtaaTCTCAAGAAATTTAGTTTGGTCATCAGATGTTTAATTAGAATGACGTTTTATACAAGctgatatttcttatattaatacgTATCATTAGTTAACTGCATATGTGTAGTATAGGGTCAGTCGAAAAGTTCGATTCGATTCTTGCacaaaattttactttattgcatttattataaacaaattattcatcaattatCAAACAATCACTATCATTTTctgtgattaaaatttatttattatttattgtgtataatgtaaatattataaattgttgtttGTATCACatgtaaattgatataaaaaattaaaccaaactttttgactgatccaatataattgtataatattattgtatcacctaattaaagaataaatatgaaaaatatgaaattatattatgctGCTCTACGATTCCATTGCAGAGTCACTGGCCAAACCTGGTAGTTTACTCGTGCGAAGTAATCTGGCACAATTTCCCAGATTTACTTCAAGCTTCGCCAATCTGAACCGTTGTGCGATTCCCAACGTAAACAGCTACGCAAAATGCCGTATTTTATCCAAGGTTGATAGTTGCAGCAAAATATCATGAATGACCAAGGAAAaagttgttaaaaaaatttcatttgacTGTCCTGTTTGTTAGCTACCTTCGCAATCGGCAATCGGCGTGATTCAAACTCGTGCTGTGAGTGCTCATGGTGATCATGTACGCTTATGGGTGGTTGAGCGACTGGTATCGATATCCCTGCTAACACTGATACCGCTTGCCCTGGTCACGGAATATAAACTTTGTGACGTACTAATGGCAGTTGCTGTGATTATGCACACACACTGGTAACTCGTATTCTTTGAGTGCTGTTAAATTCATACAGTTAAATTCactttatacaaattttataccGCGAGAGATATGTCAGAGATgaagattaaatttatcatgcAGGGGATTGGAGGCTATCATCCTTGATTACGCACGGCCCATTGTAGTAGGTCCAATAGTCCCAAAAGTAGCGTTCTTCACACTGTATCTACTCTCCGCTGCCACTCTTGCTGGCCTGCTCGTACTCGTCTACAACGGCCCAGGTATCTCGAAGGTCATTAAACAGGGCTGGGCAATAGGTAAGGAGAGAAGTAAAGAGAAGTAAATATCGTTGCACAGCAGCCGATATGATTTTGCACtatgtattaagaaattgttaagatagtttatgtaaattattcagGAATAAATTGTACATTACTGAAAAGTGTTTGCCTTCTTATGCTACCTATGAgatcttttatatttcatcttGGAGtcaacattaaatatattaatattgaaaatatataacgtatcgtaatttagaatatataattttctttctatctgtgtatgtgtatatatatatatatgaattaaaaaaagatatgattaatatttatgttacaaaTCAACAATAAGATCCTTTTACATCGTATAATGCATGTACACAGAGCCTTGACAGATCAGTAGACATCGAGAGACTTATTTTTgagcagcagcagctgctGCCGTATCTATGAAACTCGCCAGTTTCACATCCCTCCGTGACAATCCATTTACATCGTGAGACGACAGAGTAATGTTCACTTTATTGTAAACGTTGAACCATTCGGGATGATGATTCATCTTCTCTGCTTGCAAAGCCACTCTGGTCATAAATCCAAAAGCCTGCAAATTAAAATACTCAGATTGAAGTAGAGCAATAATGTTGAGCAATAATTGATGCGCTTTCATCAAACGCACCTCATTGAAATCATTGAATGCAAACTCCTTGTAAATCGCGTCTCTGTTGGACTGAACGATCCATCCCGTTGCCTTCAGCGGAGTCaggctctcctctctctccttctcagTAAGCTTACTCtaacagaaattatatatttatcagcGTTTTAAATTATCCTGATAATTATAATCTGGGGAATCCATCCTGTGCTAAATATAAGCtgattgtattttttattcttttttgaacTGGTTGTTTTGCAGTTGCTACGTGAgacagaatatttatacgcAAAGGCTTTCATTAATATTCTACAGGACTCGTGTAACAAGTGGCTGGCTATCACCATATTGCTTTCACCAGAAACTGCACGCCCAGACAGATAAATTGCATCGGATCGTCTTGTACGATCACAGAATCACTCGGTTGATCTCAGACACTATAAAACTGACGAAAGAGATCCGTTGAAGAGAAAAGAACACTTACCATTTTCGCTGTCTTCGCGGTAACGGCAGATAAATCTCTGCGGTCCAGAATGCACGATGTACACTTTCGAACGTGACCCCCTCTACTCGCTCGCCTGATCAAGGTTATCATGTCGCAGGCTCGTTCtgatatgtaaatttttcagatatataccggattcttgttttatcgaACTACCATATCAGAATTATGTAACGGATGTGATCGGTAACTCCCTATTCCAGAGCAACTTCGTACAAAGATGTATCCCGGCTTTTCAATCGTTCTTTTCTAACCTCTCATTCGTTTCGTGGTTGAGTCAGTTTTGCCGGATACACCGGTCAAGGACAAGATCTCAGCGGAATTGATAGGAATACGAAGTAACACACGAATAGTTTCAacagtcatgttttaaatattattttatacatctgaGGAGCATTTTATGTACAAAcaggaaatattttacactGATTTGTTTGATCTTActttaaagtaattaatatattcttttcttgTTAGTTTTGTAAACATTTGtgttgaattaataaaatcgacGGAGATCTATCAATAATAGTGGAACAATtcatttgaattaattaatttgaaattgtgTATGCTTTGTACATctagattttataaaatattaatattgcaagaTTTCACGATTGTACAAAACGGGCATTTCTTGTAAAATGTTTGCGAGAGACAAATAGATTTATCTATCTAATCAACGTATCCTATgtaaaaatcataataataatcataaaagtTCATATCAGCATTTGGGAATCACTTTTGCCTTTTCTTTTGCCTTTTCTGACGAGAGACACGGGCTTTGGCAACGGGACTTTCAGTACCATGACCTTCTTGTCTTCCTTAGAAGCTGTCGCACCAATAATCTTCGCGAGATCCGTCAGTTTCTTCAAGCTGGTTCGTATCCCCAACATTTCTCGAAACGAATCCAAGTCCAACATGAAGTTCGATACTGTCAGCGCGAGGATCATACAATGTATAAGGCCCTTGTCCTTCATGGTATTCGGTCTCGACCTGTGAAAAGTGGTCATTTAGAgcttcaatttaaattttcaatcacAATTAATCACACTCATTATCAAACTTACCGTCCGTTCGCACTAGCTACGCTGTATGTGTCAATAATATACTGGTTTACTTCCTCGGAAACCTGGCACACCACAACGTCACGTTTCTTCGCGTCCCTTAGAGGCATGACAAACCATGCGTTGATCATTTCGATGTAAAGCAGAAGAGCAATTTTGTTCGCGTTGTCTAGATCCGATTGTATGCTTCTCAAGGTgtgtttgaaaaatttactCTTCCTACATAATCACAGAAATAATTtagtttaattatacaattatacttGGAGAATGCAAAtcttataaatatgtttaaaaagagaaatttacatACCCTTCCACATTTCCATTAAGAACCTCCATTGCGTGTTCATATAACGTTTCAAGTTTGCTTCTTGGAATGATATCGTATACGTTGTACACGTCCTTAACATTAGTTGCGTCCCTATTGCACGGTGGTAAAAGTGCAGCCTCGGCAGATTCATTGGCTGGTAGTTGGTTTGACAAATCCATCTTATCGATTTCAACATCTACCAAAAAACATAACTCGGTAAGCATTAATACTGTGAATACTGCACACAGTATTGACTAGTGTTTAAATGATGATCATCAAACATTGGataagtataattatataatgataaaaaaatagaaatactcTTACTCAGTACTGCCTTCTCAAGCTGATCCTTAACAGCGTCAACATCAACCTTCATCTTTTCAAATTGCTCTGTCCTACGTTTGACTTTCTTGGATCCAAACTGCTTGTTCAACATTACTATCTTCTCGTCCACGTTGTGTCTACTGTCTTCGATAACAGGCTTGTCAAGTACCGGAGTTACTTGCCATCGTTCTGCTTCGATCAATCTTACTTTGCCTGTTTTTTTGTTGTGTAACACTAACATTGTTCTTACAGACTCCTTCTCAGGATCTGGCTCGTAACCTTTGTAGACGATACGTCCATTCGACAGTGCCAATACAGTCTTGTCTCGTGTCTGATCACGGAACAAGCCACATGACATGCTTTTGACTTCGTCATCCTTGAGCTTGCCAATTTGGAAGTCCACTGCGCAACAGTCGTTTTTATTTGTACagcaatttatttgaattgcATAgttgagaaagaaaattaaaacaacataacaaaatataattaaataaaatataatttttatgcataaagtggattgtaacaaaagtttaattgtttttaatgaaaaaaaagataataagtTCAGCAAAGATAGACTCATAAAGTTGGCACAAAAATGGCAAATgttagtaaaataaaacagtgCGTAAATGgagttgaaaaatatttatgtatatacataataatcttacatataataataataatatacctgataatatatatatataatttatttggaattttactaaaataacGCTACTTTTGCTACAACCCAATATACTATAGACAATgccgtatatacatatgtatttaaaacgAAAATAGTATCAGAAGACTGTTTATCTTACCAATAATTGGTTGAATCTTATCCGGTTGTACAATCACCTCTTCGATAATCGCTTtcattttcatcttttatacatttattcgcTTCActgtatttcaataaatatgttaatagtGGTATTATGTTTCTTGTATTCAAAGCGTCACTTTGCGCGCGTGATAAATAGGTTATGAACACGAGGTGCGCAATAGAAAATACATGTGTACAATGTAGAAACCCTTTTTGATCAGAGACACGAAATAACATCCACCATGTTGATGTTTGGTGTCGCCAACCAATGAAAATAGCCGATGCTAAAATAACTATGGCGGGAAATTCAAAAATTGGTGCTACGTCCTGTCTACAGGACGCGGTAACGCGGTGGCAAATCAGCTAGCTTTTCTGAAGTACTAttagaattttttttcttaccgCTATTtgccataattttataaaattttcattttttggcACGTAAAAGAAATgtactttttctttatttgaagGATATCCTCTAGTACATCCGGGAGCTATACAAATATTCAGACGCATAAAGGATATGTAAGGTAAGTGACCCAGTAATCGTCACGTTAAGCAAAACGCTTGactttacaaatttatatcgctCAGATTGAGAAGTGAATGACTGTTATGTTAAGTTAttctaaatcagttttttgttACGAATAAGAACGTCTCTGTAAAATTCTCGTACCTCTTACCTTTCTCGAGAAAATTCTTCGTAAAGGTTAGAAAACGCAACTGTACGAGTCATCACCACACCGCAATAATTTGCGATGGTGTACGTAAAACTGAGATCTCCTTTTATAACTTGAAGctcaaaaatacaaaaatatcagtGAGCCACACTATTGACAGAAAACTTTAAAATACGttgttaaggggatgctggagctgctagtgaactattttttcactatagcgatggtaattgcagtttctaaaattctctttattgcttgtgcagaataaaaaatccttttccacaaatgaagtatagatagaaagaaagtccgctctacaggactttatattcaaaatggaaaaaagttagaaaagacaaatgtaagtttttaacttttttccattttgaatataaagtcctgtagagcggactttctttctatctatactttatttgtggaaaaggattttttattctgcacaagcaataaagagaattttagaaactgcaattaccatcgctatagtgaaaaaatagttcactagcaactccagcttccccttaaggtgatcctggagtggccagtgaactccgtcgcggcatctgtattaccggcgaaatcggtgattttcctgcatttttcaagaaatatatctttttatcgaattcacagaatgaaaaatccttttccacgatgaaagtacacacaataatgtagtgtggaaaataggacttaactttccaaatggaaaaaaatcacaatttttgtttttccatttggaaagttaagtcctattttccacactacattattgtgtgtattttcatcgtggaaaaggatttttcattctgtgaattcgataaaaagatatatttcttgaaaaatgcaggaaaatcaccgattccgccggtaatacagacgactccaggatcgccttaataCGTAAACATGACGATTAGGCTGCGTTCGGAAACATCACCCGAGTGCTCCagtgtatcattttatccttGTTGTTCAGTGAATGAATTATTGGTATCTTGACGATTTACTGGGTCACTTACCTTATTTGCTTTGTGCTACAGTCGGATTTAgaataagtaaaaaattcAGTTAATAAAGTTGTTTTCACTGAAATTATTACAGGTCACTCTCAGGGCcaagatttttattgtaatcacAGAAATCAACTCATAAATCTTATTGTTTCTACTTACATAGACATAAGATATTTCATCACATAGCACATGAAAATAACGAAAAGCcaaataaaatacgtaaacaattaactaaattaattttattttcttatgatTGATTCCTTGTAAAATCATCCCACAAAGTTTGATGTAAAAGTACTACTATAAGTTTATAGATACTATAAGTTAGaaatagtatttatattatattaatattgtttatattatactactaaATAACATGCTAATGATATTtgctattatttcttttctcaatcatacattaatttttatattttctcttgtTTCCCTTTCCcggaaaaataattccttCCTTCTTACATCTCTATAAAATAGCTCCAGGTATTCCACTTTCAATTTCCTTAATTCtgaagttttataattatctgtttGTTTAATAGCCGTAAAAGCCCTTGCcgcttgattttttattatacttgtttatttatattctttaatatatcatttgattatatttttaatgcttCATCAGATATTACGTCCCTGCGCCTCCACGCTTGCGCAGTCTTTCTTTTCCAATAGAAggacagaaaatatattgctctctcgctctggcATCTCGGTCCCCGATTTTCATCAACAAGGCCTATCCAGGTACATAAGATCTATGATCAAATGTGATTGAATATACATGAGCGCCGGTCTCATGAAAACGTTTTAAGCAaatgtgcaataaatttgCACGATCCTCTCCTGATATAagtaatcaataaaaaaatatcctaTTGGTACTTTCCACGAATCGTTAAGAGCAACAGCTAAGAAAACTAAAGTATTTGTCGCCATACATGAATTAGTATTTAGAGGGATTGATTCAGGTCCAAGATCTATTAATCCGCGATATTGTTTTCCATTCCAAGAAATTCCTTGTCGAAGCGCCATCTCATCAAAAACAATATCGCAAACTATTACTCCATTactttcttttactttattagcAATAGCATCAAAGCTTGTTGTGTGAATCCTGGGCAACCATTAACATTCATATACCATTTCGAAATTGTTCTTGAATTCGGCAGTATATTATCAAACGTTTGtctatttgtaattatatgcTTTATTGGAATAAAAGTGAAGAGTTGTTGCAAACGCTTTTTCGACTTGAATGGATTTTTCAAAACGCCTGAAAAAGTTTGTTAGTAGGAAGTTACAAATTGAATTCAAAATCTATTGTCGGATACATTTGTTGCCAACATAGTTCTATGGTTTCCAATCTGCCAAGCATTTTGCTATCTGGgtgtaaaattacattttaattttaatttcagtaGAACCCCATAATAATACAACTTTCTAGAGAAACATCATAGTTAAACTCATTTttaaatctataaatatacTTCATCATAAAGAATACTTGATTGATTATAGTTATTAGAGTACAgatagattattataatagaaatgctattcataaacaaaatttgaatgtagaaaagaatagaaagacaataaatagaaaataggaGAAGTTATACAATTGTTGAAAGATAAGTTATTAAAGAGATCTACTGAGATATTAATGATGCTAATTACCTAATTCGGCAATTTTCTCACATACCAGTAATGTTGTTGCAGCATCTACTATAATCAACTTTTTGTTCTTAAACTTGGCAAGTAAGTTAGCAGAAATTGCAACTTTTTTAGATAATCTCTTGTTTTGATTTCTCAGCttctttatcattttctctttcgcctttaatttcctttttaacaAAGATAAATAACGTTGTCTCCTTTCCAGCATAGTAAAGTGTTCTTCTGTTAGTTGAGTAACACATGCTGGTTGCCACGTTTTTCTATTAACTGACGAGGCATTTGTGACATCATTGTTAATTGTCTCTTTTGTTGGTATACACATTACTTGTTCTGCATCCTTATTGCGTGAATTAGACTTTTCTGTTTCTTGAACTGTAGAAACTTCATCTATAGTACATATATTCAGATCTGCCTCTTCATAACTTGACTGATTTGGTAGGCATTGCTGTTGAAGTGTAACTTCTTGTCCAGTGATACAAGGGGCTTCATTTTgtcttttaaaacaaaatatataacaaaataaatatatatgtgatctattatagttatatttattttactttataaaatgtgataacaaaaaatcaaaaattgaaaaaacagTACATGCTGAATACTTACTGAATCAAATTGTGTTTTTCTTCGATATTCATTCTTGGTACAGCATTAGGTTTAAGATATGCCTTATTGTTATTCTTAACTTGCGGAATGTAAGAGTTAGCATCAAAATGCACAGagcatattttaattgaaGATAACTTGTTAAAATAACTCTTTACAACTTTATGTAATTTGCATGCCTCTATCCATTGCTTTCGAAGGATAGGATCTTTCGGAATTCTGGAAAACATTATATACatcatacacatacatatatgtattatatatcatacatacacacacgcacgcatgcacacaacaaatgtttgtatatatatttatatatttatattgtacaaatttaatataaacatcCCAAAcatctataatttatattgtattaaaatcaattcaattaatttttgctatttatatatttcaaatttcttttctgaattttggattgaaaaaattcattacatGTGAGAACATTAAAACAACaagatcaaataaaaattctaaattcgACTTTAGCACAAATCAGATACATATCCTTTATATACGtctgaatattttcaattacttttatcacatttttcaCCATAACCGTTTATTATAAGTGTGTACTTACGAATGAAAAGAAGTATTGTCATTCTTTTCCCAATACCTGCCACATAGTTTACATCTTATCGTCATTTTATCATTCACTTAATAAtatcacttttattattttttttgtttggaGTGTCCCGGTTGGGACGAAAACGCCTTCAACCCACCTCCTCTCTAGGGTTATTTAGCGTAATTATcacttttatattacaatataggTTATAATCACGCGACACACAGAACTGATGGCCATTTATAATACGTCTCTATACACGTGCTTCAAATTACTTGTTGCTCGCACCTCTTGCACTTTCTACACTACTCGTATTTTACCGCGCTTTTAGCGACACTTTACTAATAGGGTGTCAGTTTTTATCGCTTTTACTCAAAagtgtaaattttataaaaccgTTATGAGATTTATGAGAATTCAACGaaaaacgaataaatattagaatttAAGAATAGTTTATTATGTACAACGTAGAGAAATagctatttatataatacaatatgattttaaatatcttactTGTTAACATAGTTTATTGCATTATCGTAACTCTCTAtacgaattattataaataccattattatttaaatatttaaagttgtttgctttatcataaaattgtaaaaatatatttatctagtataaaattacataaaagcaTGTATCTTTGAAACACTCATTTGATAAAACGACTTGTaatagagaaaagaaaaaggcaaTTCTTacttgaattaataattctagaaaataaatcattatatttaagattctcacttttattataaataaaaatgttgtgtTCGATTTTAAATGTGATTGTGTTTACAATATATAACTACATAAAAAGAAAGCTTCAGTAGTGTCATAGTTATACATCTtacataaagaatttaaaaaagcaACATTTAATCAAGTAAAATTTAAGTATTAAATATGCTCCTTGCTTTATATAGTTTTGAACTTTCAggtatcctttttttaaattttaacgtgttgtaatataatttaagtattacATATGTTACtcaattaacaaattataattgtcaatttcttcaaatgtACTGTTGATCGATTTTACCCAATCATTCATTTCTTTCTGGTGTTCCTTCTCCGGTTTTGtaagcttcttcttcttcatgtgTGTTTCAACATGCTTTTCCTCACCATCTTCTTCGTCATCTTCTAAGAAGTCAAACTTGACGCAACGTTTTCGTTTATACGAATGTTGCGGCGgctgtaatattttaaatgatgCGATTAGTGATATTATAATGCACGAGATACATGAATATAGTATTTTGATAGTAAATACCTTTGAGAAATATGAGGGTTCCAAATCGACAAATAAAGGAGCGGGTTCAATGTTCGACAATCTTTCTGATTCAGACATAACGTCGAAAGTATCGGAAAAATTTAGATAATTTGCTAGCTGTTTGTCTCTTTGCATTACAGGTGATTTATCAGTTTCAGTTTGCGTTTCATTC
Proteins encoded in this window:
- the LOC105280553 gene encoding uncharacterized protein LOC105280553 is translated as MKMKAIIEEVIVQPDKIQPIIVDFQIGKLKDDEVKSMSCGLFRDQTRDKTVLALSNGRIVYKGYEPDPEKESVRTMLVLHNKKTGKVRLIEAERWQVTPVLDKPVIEDSRHNVDEKIVMLNKQFGSKKVKRRTEQFEKMKVDVDAVKDQLEKAVLNVEIDKMDLSNQLPANESAEAALLPPCNRDATNVKDVYNVYDIIPRSKLETLYEHAMEVLNGNVEGKSKFFKHTLRSIQSDLDNANKIALLLYIEMINAWFVMPLRDAKKRDVVVCQVSEEVNQYIIDTYSVASANGRSRPNTMKDKGLIHCMILALTVSNFMLDLDSFREMLGIRTSLKKLTDLAKIIGATASKEDKKVMVLKVPLPKPSKLTEKEREESLTPLKATGWIVQSNRDAIYKEFAFNDFNEAFGFMTRVALQAEKMNHHPEWFNVYNKVNITLSSHDVNGLSRRDVKLASFIDTAAAAAAQK
- the LOC113562744 gene encoding uncharacterized protein LOC113562744; this encodes MTIRCKLCGRYWEKNDNTSFHSIPKDPILRKQWIEACKLHKVVKSYFNKLSSIKICSVHFDANSYIPQVKNNNKAYLKPNAVPRMNIEEKHNLIQQNEAPCITGQEVTLQQQCLPNQSSYEEADLNICTIDEVSTVQETEKSNSRNKDAEQVMCIPTKETINNDVTNASSVNRKTWQPACVTQLTEEHFTMLERRQRYLSLLKRKLKAKEKMIKKLRNQNKRLSKKVAISANLLAKFKNKKLIIVDAATTLLVCEKIAELGN
- the LOC105280555 gene encoding succinate dehydrogenase [ubiquinone] cytochrome b small subunit, mitochondrial — its product is MNLGRVANINVFRKIRQLESLAKPGSLLVRSNLAQFPRFTSSFANLNRCAIPNVNSYAKCRILSKLPSQSAIGVIQTRAVSAHGDHVRLWVVERLVSISLLTLIPLALVTEYKLCDVLMAVAVIMHTHWGLEAIILDYARPIVVGPIVPKVAFFTLYLLSAATLAGLLVLVYNGPGISKVIKQGWAIGKERSKEK